The Malus sylvestris chromosome 3, drMalSylv7.2, whole genome shotgun sequence genomic sequence CTCTGGCGGTCAGACGCAATCTGAAAATGCGTCACATGAGAATTGACAATGTCTGTGGTGTATGCAATACTTTCAATGAAACTAAAAACCATATGTTTTTCCGGTGTGAAATTAGTCATGTCTTCTGGTTCTGTTCTCCTCTACACCTAAATTCCTATGTCCTGGAGGGAAGTGATTTCTTAGAGAGTTGGAGTAAATTCTGTGCACATGTTAAGAACAGGGATAATGCGAACGAGATCAGGCAAGATTTTGCCTTTAGCCTGTGGAGATTGTGGAAAAACAGAAACGAGGTGGTTTTTAATGGGATCCATCGTCAGCCATTGGAGATCTTGGAGGCATGGAGGAAGAGTATTTCTGAGTACAGAGGCTCTTTGGCTCGGGATGCTGCTGAATACAGCCCTAGGCTGTCGAATACTATACAGGGCACGGGGAATACCTGCGGTAAGTGGCAGAAACCAAGGTATGAAACCATCAAGATTAATACTGACGCGGCTTGGTGTAAGAGTACAATGTGTATGGGGGTGGATTGGCTGGGTCGTGATTTTGCTGGATTGCTTCAAGTTGCTGGTGGCTCCGGCATCGGACTCTGTCATAGTGCAGCTGCCGCGGAAGCTATTGCCATCAGGGATGCCTTATTGGCCTGTATTGACCACATATTTGATGATATCGTCATCGAATCTGATGCAAAAATGATTATTCTGATGCTGAAGAAGGAAgcagtgattgattttagtatTGAATGCATTCTCGGCGACATTGAGGTTCTAGCGCAAAAGTTGAGGTCtgtctcttttgcttttgtgccTAGAAAGGGCAATTGTGCTGCTCACTCGGTGGCTAAGTATGCCTTTAAGGAGGGACGATCTTTTACTTAGGATTGTATTGGCCCTGATTTTCTGTTTAATCTCCTTGCTAAGGATGTAAACATTTCTATTCGTCTTTAATATATTTCTATCtctggttaaaaaaaaaattaaataaccgTTTCAATTTAGGTTACTCTCTGATGTTggttttcaaattcttttgttttctctttccATAATGCATTCGttgaaatattaatattttcaatttgggTTACTCTTTCattttattctctcatcattcaaataaataccaaattattTAACCAAAACTTACCACAACTTCATGTCTTATACTTATTTCACTCATACTCAATTCACTCATTCTAGTTACGTTTTTGTGAAGAAAACAATTAGTGtcagaatttgaattttttttgtttgttaaaatgTTCACAAAAGATTTTACGAGAACATAAtgttaacataaacaaaaaatatgcacctaatcaaattatcatataaaattgtaaaaacctCAAATTTAAGGATTCTACtataagaactcttctattTGAGGCAATATTCCTTTAGAGACACAAAGATTTCCTTGAAGTCCTTATATGAGTATTCAAAGGTGGTGGTAAGAGTCCCTAAATAGGGACtcccattggagatgctctgaaccattagggtttttgtcgACGCCTTTCTTGTTAGCTTTATATGGTTGTATGGTTAAAACACTATGCAGGTGATAATAAGATCGAGAGATTAAACCCTAACTTGAAGAAGCTCCAGTAGCCATGGTGATGATgattcaagaagaagaaattggGAGGAAAAACACCAAGCCTTCTACAAACTCCTAACCTTATGACAATGCTCTATGGGATGGGAAgccttagagcatctccaaaggaaatGTCATAACTGCCACGTAAACATACAACAGTAAAAAATGGCAGCAAACTCTCTCCAACCGAGCCTCTAATTTCTTACGTGATGCTGAGTCAGGCAAAGCCTTTTACTGtcaaatttattaaataatttttttaatagattaatataatatataataaataatgtTGTGTTTTCAAGTATTTAATTGGTTTCCTCAATCATTGGACCtcacaaaaagagaaaagaaattatTGATTGGTTGCCTCAATCATTGGACCtcacaaaaagagaaaaaaattattgattGGTTGTCTCAATCATTGAACCCTGCAAAAAGATGAAATATTTATTTAATGACATTATTATTTAACATATCAGGTGAAGTAAAATATTGTGCAAAATGTCAAATTGCCACATAAGGCATCAAATATCATTTTGATGagtttccatccataaaggaaaccTAAAAGCCCTCTTTCTTGGTTTCCAAGTAGAATATCATAATCACATTTAATGGAGGACTCCATCAATCCTACTTAGAATATAAGACACTTGATCAAATCACAATCTACATTATTCTCAAAGTATATATTCATATTCAATACAGAACCCACTTAAAGGTTGATTCATATTGGATAAATCCGACATTTCACTCACCCAATTACCTACAGAAACCGATGCCTAGAGCCTAGAAAGCGTCCTCCAACGCAGCACAACAACGTGACTCGCTTCCCCAGCTGCATTTTCCGGCTCACAGAATATTGTGAGTTTCTGAAGcctttttttagtttaaaaaaaaaaaaatcctttttgggtttttcagatgggttttgatttttctCATATATAAAGTGGAGATGTTTGGTTTcatctgcaattttttttagtttttaaaatgaATGTTGCTCTGCTGTTAAAACACTTGCCTTGATTTTTACTTCTTTTCcattttagattatttttttaattaattcccTCTTGTTTTATCTGTATGGAAATTGCAGCTTgggatttgaaaatttgaagcaaTGATTCACAATTATCCTGAGGATATCATACATGATATCCTGTTTAGATTACCTACTAAATCATTGATCAGATGCACCTCAGTGTGCAAGCCAGGGAACTACAGGATAAAAAATCCCAGCTTTATTCGCACCCAACTCAGCCGTACAATCAATCTTAATAACCAGTCTGACGcccacctcctccttctgtaCTGTGTTTGTACAGCGCCAATCGAGGAGCATTGCAATTTGCGTTATGACAACCTTGCCTTCGATGAGTACTGCAAGCTGGAATTTCCAATTCTTCCCAGGGAAGAACTGTACAATAAGTTTCTACATGTGGTCGGTGTTTGTAATGGGCTGGTGTTCCTTGCTGACGATAAGGACTATTTAGGTTACACATTCATGTTATGGAACCCGTCTATAAGAAAGTCAGTGACCCTTCCTAACCCTCATCTTACCTTCGAGACAATTAGCAAGTATTATGCTTGTATTGGTTTTGGTTTCGACGCTGTGACTAATGACTACAAGGTTGTGAGACTTATCACTGAGCAATGTGAGGATCCGAATATTTTCTATGAGGTTTATTCACTAGCTGGAGGCTCATGGAGTGATCCTCGTTCTCTGGATTTCGCATGTGAAGTTGTGAGTCGTCCCAAACCTCAGGCTTTTGTTAATGGTGCTATTCATTGGGAGGCATTATGCCATTTGACAGATGGTGGTTTCGAATGTTTCATTTTGGCGTTTGACGTGGGCAGCAATTCATTTCGCAGGATAATGGCACCAAAGAATTTCATAACCTCGTGCTCAACGCAACTGTTTATTTCAGGTGACGGGAAATCTATTGCTTTGTCCAAATTTATTCTACTAATACTGGAGAGTCATATCTTGATGCATGGGTGATGAAAGAGTATGGCATGGAAGAGTCATGGACCAAATTGACAACTCTATGTCCACCAGATATACAAAGAGAAGTTCCTTACAAGCCATTATGTTTTAGGAAAAGTGGTGATGTAGTGTTGGTTCCGACTGAGTATTTTTTATTATGGTGATAGGTGTGAATTAGTTTGTCCAGACCTTGTGAGCAAGCAATTTAAAAATCTTGGAATTCATGGATATGAATATTACTATGCTGAATCTTATGTTGAGAGCCTCGTCTTACTCGACAAGACTGATGCAGTTTCTTACTGAGGAAGAGAATAAGTAAGGTGGTACGACGGCTTCTGTGTAGCTGCGAAGCGATGACATCGTCGTGCATAATATTCTTCAGAAGTTTATCAAGACTTTGAATCTATTGCTTCTTTTCCTATTTGGTAGGAGATGATTGGGAATTTGGCACCCTTTTATCATTTGCTTCTCTTTGATCTGTTCTATATGTCTGTAGTAACTCTTTCAATCTAGCATCTGCTGCCTGGTTTATTTCAACAATCTTGCTTTTCGACTTTCTGAGTTTCGACTAGATTAAGGATATTCCGGTTTCATAGTTCTAGTTTCTCTGTTTGTTGTGATTATGTGGATTTCTTGTAGTTTCATGTGGCCTGTCAGTATACTAATATTTCGAAACATATACTATTTAAATTTGTGTCTTCAACACGAAAGAAGCAAGATCTAAAAGAGGAAGCGTATTCTTGACAActaaataaaaagaattttgaAAGTCTTTATTCGCGAAGTACATTCAATGTGCTTCTCCAAATCATACTTAATGTTTAGGGTTTAAGATTTCGATCGATTTTACTCTAAAACCGCAATGTGACAATTTCAATAGAATGGTTTGGTTCAATCGGTTTTACAAAAGTCATTGAGCCATATTACAGCTGAGCATTATGCAAGGGATAATCCCTCTAGCTTGTTAGTTTTTGAGAGAAACTTGTCCACCCAAAGGATGAAGAAAACAATTTGATTTGAGAACCAACAAAACAAATGACATTTAGTATCACTGGAGGTGGGCATGCCACGAACAGATCGGTTATACTTAAACAACAAAAGTGTAAGCTTGAACCAAttataataatataaatttagtGCAGATGACGCTTTATCACAGTGTCAGAAAATTATGTTATATCAGCAAACCATTCTCCCTCCTAACAACTACAATTTAACCCACTAAGCCCTGGTTTGTCATTGaggttatttaaaaaaaaagtgggtATGAAAAAAAGTTGGGAGGGTTTTTGGTGTTTGATAAACTCTCAAAATCAGCTTTATTTcaaagttttggatgaaaataagCCCAAAACTtgaagctgcaaatagcagcttccaaAAACCAACTTATTTTCAAAAACACGGGTGAAAAATAAtctttaatgaatttttcaatAACCCAAAATTGCCCTTCTTTCCTCGCATTCACGCTCTCGCAAAACTCGAACCAGAAAACTTCAATCCTAGATCTCTATTGTTCTCCAGGTTTCTCCGGCTCGGTGTAGATTCAGAGTTACCTAGAGTTAAGATTTGGCAATTGGTGTAGATTCAGTCTTAAGTTCGCCGGAAAAATAACCAAGAAGGTCACCAGATTTCTAGGCATGAACACAGAGAAGACATTTGGGGTTAAATCCCAACAATTTCATGCCAAAATTCGATATGTAGGATACAGAAGTTGTACCTAAGATTAAATGAAAGTTGAATTGAGTTTGAAGCACCCTAATTTCGTTGAGCCTCAGGTCAACTCGTCGAAGAGTTTTTCACCGAGAGGGAAGGGTTGGCTTTCTTCATTTTTGAGTACTtgatcttcacatgcaacaccACCATTCGAATCCATAGGTCAAACTACACCTAAAACAGGGAATATTGGTATGGATTTCACTCGAAAATTGGTGTTGGTGTGGGTGATTCTCTCGGTAattagagagagtgagagtatCATAGAGAGAgagttagagagaaaggagagtcTCACGGGAAAAAGGGAAGAAAGAGATAGGAGGGAGACCAAATAAAAGGAGTGGGCCCCTCAAGGCACACTAAATAAGACCAAatcattttttgtcattttacacAGTTAcaactgttttacataaaaatttactaaacactataatactgttttttttcttccaaaataacttttacaaaaaagtttaccaaacactttgttgctttatttcacagttgTTTATTCTCATAGTACATcagaagtagtttttttttcaaagcacaacaatatcaaactagCTCTAAGTGCAACCTTGGTGCAGGTTCATTTCCAACCAATCTTCCTcctaacaactaacaatttaacccACTAACGCTATCAtttgtaatatatatatttgatctTTTTAGCAATTTATTTGTAAAGTAATTTCTGCAAACCATTTTTGGTAGTGTCCAAAGTAAATAGAAAATAATTGACACGAGAATTATCTATATGATATATCGATTTGATCATACATTGAAGACACATATACCATGTATTGATGACATATCACTTTCATATTAACAATATAACAATAAATATCAATCCCAAACTAAAAATTGATTGTTTCAACAATAGTGATAAATTGTCATGGTAGTTAAGATCTTTCTCTTCCAGCCACTGCCAAACCTTCtcttattttttagtgtaatttttttttttactttatttgatattttatttttgaacaaatgatattatctacattaagggaaagatggtgaacttggtctcacaatgggctaacaataatgtagttcaaattcatcttttagtgagaatcgaacctaaaacctctcacttataagtaaaaagaaatatcactaaatcgtagtactaaatgattttttttagtgtaaattaaaatagtaatCTTGCTCGTTCGTACTAAAAAGGGTCAGCCTAATTCTTTTTAAGCCATTTTATaagggacttggattgtctgccctcctatttcggtgccctccccatgccctcctgttttgtgtggtcacggttaagccacgtcaatattttatattatttttttataaaaataataaaacaaaaagaaatagtaatataaaatgttgacgtgacttaaccgtgaccacaaaaacagGAGGGTACGAGGAGGGCACCACAattagagggcagacaatccaagtccttttATAAGTTCTCCAAATCTCAACCAAATCAATTATTACAGTCTGGTTTATTTTAGACCATTTGACTCTTCTATCATCAAAATAGACTCAAACCGGCCACTGCGAACCAATTAGTTTGGATGGTTCAGTCGGATTGTTGCTCACCCCTAATCGAAACCTTTTGTGAAAGTCGTACTCGTCAGAAAGAAAAATGACTTAGATGGATCGGGCCATACTATAGTGGCATTATGATTCAAAACACAATATTTATGATGTAAGATTAATATGAGATATTGTGTCATTTGACCAAGACTTGTGTCATTAGACCGAGGCGTCATAGACTATTTACCGGTGCATCCATCTACATTACTGGAAAGGAGgaagattgtctgccctcctgtttggaTGTCATTCAtatcccctcctattttgtgctgtcacggttaagccacgtcaacgttttatattaattttatttatagagataataagacaaaaaacaataagaatataaaatgttaacgtggcttaaccgtgaccgcacaaatagaagGAGATGAGAATGGcacccaaacaggagggcatacAATCTGCCTCCTACGGGAAAAGGATCCTCACCGGATCATTTTTAT encodes the following:
- the LOC126615395 gene encoding F-box protein CPR1-like, which codes for MIHNYPEDIIHDILFRLPTKSLIRCTSVCKPGNYRIKNPSFIRTQLSRTINLNNQSDAHLLLLYCVCTAPIEEHCNLRYDNLAFDEYCKLEFPILPREELYNKFLHVVGVCNGLVFLADDKDYLGYTFMLWNPSIRKSVTLPNPHLTFETISKYYACIGFGFDAVTNDYKVVRLITEQCEDPNIFYEVYSLAGGSWSDPRSLDFACEVQFISQDNGTKEFHNLVLNATVYFRCELVCPDLVSKQFKNLGIHGYEYYYAESYVESLVLLDKTDAVSY